A single region of the Halorubrum depositum genome encodes:
- a CDS encoding archaea-specific SMC-related protein: MDQTSQSAVRVDVRNVGGIDEASVTLPEGVSVLAGRNATNRTSFLQALMAGLGSRRSSLKGDADEGEVTLELGDETYTRTLKRRGDSVAFGGDPYLDDPELADLFAFLLENNEARRAVARGDDLQEIIMRPIDTDSIDAEIRECKRERSELEDEIDRLDGLEQDLPELEAELREKRSELEEAEAELESVRDELDDLDAGVEESRTRKRELEEAFQRVRDARSELDDLEFDLETERSTLTELKAERDELQETVESAQEPDESPDQLAGRIGELRRRQRALDDAINELGSVINFNEDMLEGSAPAIDVEGSGDKAVAAAGASRGGDSPTDALTGEDRTTCWTCGSVVETEQIEATLDRLRDLRSERLDERGDLREEIQELTDRQSELREAQREVERAEERLDAVRSEIEGTESRIADLEDRIEAKRSEIEELEAEAESIDVDGHDEALERHREANEIELRIGRLEDEIAEIEAEIDEREEAIERREELEAEREAIADRLTELRTRVDRLEESAVEEFNEHMATVLDILGYENLDRIWIERRETDVREGRRKVTQTRFDLHIVRSSPDGAAYEDTVDHLSESEREVTGLVFALAGYLVHDVHETVPFIILDSLEAIDSDRIARVVDYFRDHADYLVAALLPEDAAALPDEYAYVERID; the protein is encoded by the coding sequence ATGGATCAGACCTCTCAATCGGCCGTGCGCGTCGACGTCCGAAATGTGGGCGGCATCGACGAGGCGTCCGTGACCCTCCCCGAGGGGGTCTCGGTGTTGGCCGGGCGAAACGCGACGAACCGGACCTCGTTCCTGCAGGCGCTGATGGCCGGACTCGGGAGCCGTCGGAGCTCGCTGAAGGGCGACGCCGACGAGGGCGAAGTGACCCTCGAACTGGGCGACGAGACGTACACCCGGACGCTGAAGAGACGCGGGGACTCGGTCGCGTTCGGCGGCGACCCGTACCTCGACGACCCGGAGCTCGCGGACCTGTTCGCGTTCCTGCTGGAGAACAACGAGGCGCGCCGGGCCGTCGCCCGCGGCGACGACCTTCAAGAGATCATCATGCGGCCGATCGACACCGACTCGATCGACGCCGAGATCCGGGAGTGCAAGCGCGAGCGGTCCGAGCTGGAAGACGAGATCGACCGGCTCGACGGGCTCGAACAGGACCTCCCCGAGCTGGAGGCCGAGCTCCGCGAGAAGCGGTCGGAGCTCGAGGAGGCCGAGGCGGAGCTCGAATCGGTCCGGGATGAGCTGGACGACCTCGACGCCGGCGTCGAGGAGAGCCGCACCCGCAAGCGGGAGCTCGAAGAGGCGTTCCAGCGCGTTCGCGACGCCCGCTCGGAGCTGGACGACCTCGAGTTCGACCTCGAGACCGAACGGTCGACGCTGACGGAGCTGAAGGCGGAGCGCGACGAGCTCCAGGAGACGGTGGAGTCGGCACAGGAGCCCGACGAGAGCCCCGATCAGCTCGCCGGTCGCATCGGCGAGCTGCGCCGTCGCCAGCGCGCGCTCGACGACGCGATCAACGAGCTCGGCAGCGTCATCAACTTCAACGAGGACATGCTCGAGGGCTCGGCTCCCGCCATCGACGTCGAGGGGAGCGGCGACAAGGCGGTCGCCGCCGCCGGCGCGTCCCGGGGCGGCGACAGCCCGACCGACGCGCTGACCGGCGAGGACCGGACGACGTGTTGGACCTGCGGCTCCGTGGTCGAGACCGAACAGATCGAGGCGACGCTCGACCGCCTCCGAGACCTCCGGTCGGAGCGGCTCGACGAGCGAGGCGATCTCCGCGAGGAGATCCAGGAGCTTACCGACCGGCAGTCAGAGCTGCGCGAGGCGCAGCGCGAGGTCGAGCGCGCCGAGGAGCGGCTCGACGCGGTCCGGTCGGAGATCGAGGGGACCGAGTCTCGGATCGCGGATCTCGAGGACCGGATCGAGGCGAAGCGGTCGGAGATCGAGGAGCTTGAGGCGGAGGCCGAGTCGATCGACGTGGACGGTCACGACGAGGCGCTGGAGCGCCACCGCGAGGCCAACGAGATCGAGCTCCGGATCGGGCGGCTCGAAGACGAGATCGCGGAGATCGAAGCGGAGATCGACGAGCGGGAGGAGGCGATCGAACGCCGCGAGGAGCTCGAGGCCGAGCGGGAGGCGATCGCGGACCGGCTGACGGAGCTGCGAACGCGGGTCGACCGGCTGGAGGAGAGCGCCGTCGAGGAGTTCAACGAGCACATGGCGACGGTCCTCGACATCCTCGGGTACGAGAACCTCGACCGGATCTGGATCGAGCGCCGCGAGACCGACGTGCGCGAGGGGCGGCGGAAGGTCACGCAGACGCGGTTCGACCTCCACATCGTCCGCTCGTCGCCCGACGGCGCCGCCTACGAGGACACCGTCGACCACCTCTCGGAGAGCGAGCGCGAGGTGACCGGACTCGTGTTCGCGCTGGCGGGGTACCTCGTTCACGACGTTCACGAGACGGTGCCGTTCATCATCCTGGACTCGCTGGAGGCGATCGACTCGGACCGCATCGCGCGCGTGGTCGACTACTTCCGCGACCACGCGGATTACCTCGTGGCCGCCCTGCTCCCGGAGGACGCCGCCGCGCTCCCCGACGAGTACGCGTACGTCGAGCGGATCGACTGA
- the rdfA gene encoding rod-determining factor RdfA encodes MTGEDGPNTKVGRVIEAYDLDEMGSTLEAEWTGETGERTSLRDLADEFNEAVVAAAVRESASSSLDVEVSSTYEALRNGTGPEATRARRRLEREGVDVDELTADFVTHQAIHTYLTEDRGASLPSDEEGRVDRKIQTIEKLQGRLSAVSESAISSLANAGELDRDDYDVLVDVRAVCPHCGADAPVSELIRRGGCGCATDDAAADGD; translated from the coding sequence ATGACCGGCGAGGACGGACCGAACACGAAAGTCGGGCGAGTGATCGAGGCGTACGATCTCGACGAGATGGGATCGACGCTCGAGGCCGAGTGGACGGGCGAGACGGGCGAGCGCACGAGCCTGCGGGACCTCGCCGACGAGTTCAACGAGGCGGTGGTGGCGGCGGCGGTCCGCGAGTCCGCCAGCTCGTCGCTCGACGTCGAGGTCTCGAGCACGTACGAGGCGCTGCGGAACGGGACCGGCCCGGAGGCGACGCGGGCGCGACGGCGACTCGAACGCGAGGGCGTGGACGTCGACGAACTGACTGCCGACTTCGTCACGCACCAGGCGATCCACACGTACCTCACCGAGGACCGCGGGGCGAGCCTCCCCAGCGACGAGGAGGGGCGCGTCGACCGGAAGATCCAGACGATCGAGAAGCTGCAGGGGCGGCTCTCGGCGGTCAGCGAGTCGGCGATCTCGTCGCTCGCGAACGCCGGCGAGCTCGATCGGGACGACTACGACGTCCTCGTGGACGTGCGGGCCGTCTGTCCGCACTGCGGGGCGGACGCGCCGGTCAGCGAACTCATCCGCCGGGGCGGCTGCGGCTGCGCGACCGACGACGCCGCGGCGGACGGGGACTGA
- a CDS encoding thiamine pyrophosphate-dependent dehydrogenase E1 component subunit alpha, protein MVSVGKMRELYADMVTARYYEERLQEEYLEGKQPAFDISAGPIPGELHLAAGQEAAAAGVCHHLRPDDTVTAPHRPHHVAIAKGVDLKRMTAEIFGRKTGLGKGKGGHMHLFDPDVNFACSGIIAEGCPPAAGAALAAKKRNEDAVAVAFLGEGAIDQGAFLESLNFASVHDLPVVFVVEDNDWAISMPKERVTDVEDGSDRAAGFDMPGVRVDRDDALAVYEAAGEAVGRARDRNGPTLLEVQVHRRMGHFMGDPQAYRSDEDEEAALARDSIDRLESELRDHGVDDDGLAGIREDAEARVEEAIAWAKEQPQPAPEDAHDDVFVNPPSGVTTDEPEFELAEVNGDE, encoded by the coding sequence ATGGTATCAGTAGGCAAGATGCGCGAGCTGTACGCCGACATGGTAACGGCGCGGTACTACGAGGAACGCCTCCAGGAGGAGTACCTGGAGGGGAAACAGCCGGCGTTCGACATCTCCGCGGGGCCGATTCCCGGGGAGCTCCACCTCGCGGCGGGTCAGGAGGCGGCCGCCGCGGGCGTCTGTCACCACCTTCGACCGGACGACACCGTAACGGCGCCGCATCGGCCCCATCACGTCGCCATCGCGAAGGGCGTCGACCTGAAGCGGATGACCGCCGAGATCTTCGGGCGGAAGACGGGCCTCGGGAAGGGCAAAGGCGGGCACATGCACCTGTTCGACCCCGACGTGAACTTCGCGTGTAGCGGGATCATCGCCGAGGGGTGTCCGCCGGCGGCCGGGGCGGCGTTGGCGGCCAAAAAGCGGAACGAGGACGCCGTCGCGGTCGCGTTCCTCGGCGAGGGGGCGATCGACCAGGGGGCGTTCCTCGAGTCGCTGAACTTCGCGAGCGTCCACGACCTGCCGGTCGTGTTCGTCGTCGAGGACAACGACTGGGCGATCAGCATGCCCAAAGAGCGCGTCACCGACGTGGAGGACGGGTCCGATCGGGCGGCCGGGTTCGACATGCCCGGCGTTCGCGTCGACCGTGACGACGCCCTCGCCGTCTACGAGGCGGCCGGCGAGGCGGTCGGGCGTGCGCGGGATCGGAACGGACCGACGCTCCTGGAGGTGCAGGTCCACCGCCGGATGGGCCACTTCATGGGCGATCCGCAGGCGTATCGGTCCGACGAGGACGAGGAGGCCGCGCTCGCCCGCGACTCGATCGACAGGCTCGAATCGGAGCTTCGGGACCACGGCGTCGACGATGACGGGCTCGCGGGGATCCGGGAGGACGCGGAGGCGCGGGTCGAGGAGGCGATCGCGTGGGCGAAAGAGCAGCCGCAGCCCGCCCCCGAAGATGCCCACGACGACGTGTTCGTGAACCCGCCCTCGGGCGTGACGACGGACGAACCGGAGTTCGAGCTCGCGGAGGTGAACGGCGATGAGTGA
- a CDS encoding alpha-ketoacid dehydrogenase subunit beta gives MSESEGVVDRELTMSRAMVESIAHEMRENEEVFYMGEDVADYGGIFDSTQGLLDEFGRDRIMDVPISETAYLGAAVGAAQEGMRPIAELMFADFFGVAMDQIYNQLAKNTYMSGGNVNVPLVLTAAVGGTYNDAAQHSQTLYGTFAHVPGLKLVVPSTAYDAKGLMHNAIRDDDPVMYLFHKRLMGIGWMPAPDGPKTPVPETDYTIPFGSADVKREGDDVTVVTLGLHVHRALDAAESLAAEGIDAEVVDLRSLVPLDTETVLESVRKTGRLVVVDEDYRSFGVTGEIIARVADRDLDALDAVERVAVPDVPIPYARPMENEVIPDADDIEERVRAVLSAE, from the coding sequence ATGAGTGAGTCGGAGGGCGTCGTCGACCGCGAGCTGACGATGAGCCGCGCGATGGTCGAGTCGATCGCCCACGAGATGCGCGAGAACGAGGAGGTGTTCTACATGGGCGAGGACGTCGCCGACTACGGCGGCATCTTCGACAGCACCCAGGGGTTACTCGACGAGTTCGGTCGCGACCGGATCATGGACGTGCCGATAAGCGAGACCGCGTACCTCGGGGCGGCGGTCGGCGCCGCGCAGGAGGGGATGCGTCCGATCGCGGAGCTGATGTTCGCGGACTTCTTCGGCGTCGCGATGGACCAGATCTACAACCAGCTCGCGAAGAACACCTACATGAGCGGCGGCAACGTGAACGTGCCGCTCGTCCTCACGGCCGCCGTCGGCGGGACGTACAACGACGCCGCCCAGCACTCGCAGACCCTCTACGGGACGTTCGCGCACGTTCCGGGACTGAAGCTCGTCGTGCCGTCGACCGCCTACGACGCGAAGGGGCTGATGCACAACGCGATCCGCGACGACGACCCGGTGATGTACCTGTTCCACAAACGGCTGATGGGGATCGGCTGGATGCCCGCGCCGGACGGCCCGAAGACGCCGGTCCCGGAGACGGACTACACCATCCCGTTCGGGTCGGCCGACGTCAAGCGCGAGGGCGACGACGTTACCGTGGTCACGCTCGGGCTCCACGTCCACCGCGCGCTCGACGCGGCGGAGTCGCTCGCGGCGGAGGGGATCGACGCGGAGGTCGTCGACCTCCGGAGCCTGGTCCCGCTCGACACCGAGACGGTCCTCGAGTCGGTCCGGAAGACCGGGCGGCTCGTCGTCGTCGACGAGGATTACCGGTCGTTCGGCGTCACCGGAGAGATCATCGCGCGGGTCGCCGACCGCGACCTCGACGCGCTCGACGCCGTCGAGCGGGTGGCCGTTCCCGACGTGCCGATCCCGTACGCCCGCCCGATGGAGAACGAGGTGATCCCGGACGCCGACGACATCGAGGAGCGCGTTCGAGCGGTCCTGTCCGCAGAATGA
- a CDS encoding lipoyl domain-containing protein encodes MSGRRLAADGGSGMRVAVRATGDWEADVDETEGILVDWFAREGRAVEAGDTLCEIQVEKVSVDIPAPVAGTLDEIVVGEDDEFEIGDTLGWIRTE; translated from the coding sequence ATGAGCGGACGACGACTGGCGGCCGACGGCGGCTCCGGGATGCGGGTCGCGGTCCGCGCGACCGGCGACTGGGAGGCCGACGTCGACGAGACCGAGGGGATCCTCGTCGACTGGTTCGCCCGCGAAGGCCGGGCGGTCGAGGCCGGCGACACGCTGTGTGAGATACAGGTCGAGAAAGTGAGCGTCGACATTCCCGCGCCCGTGGCGGGGACTCTCGACGAGATCGTCGTGGGCGAGGACGACGAGTTCGAGATCGGCGACACGCTCGGGTGGATCCGGACCGAGTGA
- a CDS encoding threonine synthase, translating into MSPALRCYRCEERYQDSLRVRCDCGEPLWFETDAAAFDWADCREYDGAWRYEPLLPIDRPDGVARAAGGTPLVRSEGLDAAAGCRVYVKDEGEHPTGAYKDRGSAVAVPHAIAAEDGAVGTVSYGNMAMSTAAHAASLARECVVLVPDDISPVRLELIGQYEPTIVRVDGDYGALYGDALALSEELPVRFLVSDAPARISGYATALFEICEAFAPDAPDAIVVPTSSGGFASGLWRGIRDLDAAGLLDEPPRLYPVQTAAADPITRAFESGATDPTPLAPDETGETIAHSIGNPDPPSGGRTLAAVRDTGGAVVSVTDDEIRAAQCRFAVEGGFCVEPASAASLAGATRLSERGEIAADDDVVLVPTGTGFKELGTGDASVASERTDRSALPERLASLLGVR; encoded by the coding sequence ATGTCTCCCGCGTTGCGGTGTTACCGATGTGAGGAACGATATCAGGACTCGCTCCGCGTCCGGTGCGACTGCGGAGAGCCGCTCTGGTTCGAGACCGACGCGGCGGCGTTCGACTGGGCGGACTGCCGGGAGTACGACGGCGCGTGGCGCTACGAGCCGCTCTTGCCGATCGACCGGCCCGACGGCGTCGCTCGGGCCGCGGGCGGCACCCCGCTGGTCAGGAGCGAGGGGCTCGACGCCGCCGCGGGCTGTCGCGTGTACGTCAAAGACGAGGGCGAACACCCGACCGGCGCGTACAAGGACCGGGGCAGCGCCGTGGCCGTCCCGCACGCGATCGCCGCGGAGGACGGCGCCGTCGGCACCGTCTCGTACGGCAACATGGCGATGAGCACCGCCGCCCACGCCGCGAGCCTCGCCCGCGAGTGCGTCGTCCTCGTCCCCGACGACATCTCCCCTGTCCGACTGGAACTCATCGGCCAGTACGAGCCGACGATCGTGCGGGTCGACGGCGACTACGGAGCCCTCTACGGCGACGCGCTCGCGCTGTCCGAGGAGCTCCCAGTCCGGTTCCTCGTCAGCGACGCCCCGGCCCGGATAAGCGGGTACGCGACCGCGCTGTTCGAGATCTGCGAGGCGTTCGCGCCCGACGCCCCCGACGCGATCGTGGTGCCGACGAGCTCCGGGGGGTTCGCCTCGGGGCTCTGGCGCGGGATCCGCGACCTCGACGCCGCCGGACTCCTCGACGAGCCCCCTCGCCTGTACCCCGTCCAGACCGCCGCGGCCGACCCGATAACGCGGGCGTTCGAGTCGGGCGCGACCGACCCGACGCCCCTCGCGCCCGACGAAACCGGCGAGACGATCGCGCACTCGATCGGGAACCCGGACCCGCCGAGCGGGGGTCGCACGCTCGCGGCGGTCCGCGACACCGGCGGCGCCGTCGTCTCGGTCACGGACGACGAGATTCGGGCCGCACAGTGCCGGTTCGCCGTCGAAGGCGGGTTCTGCGTCGAGCCGGCGTCGGCGGCGTCGCTCGCAGGCGCGACCCGGCTGTCCGAGCGCGGCGAGATCGCCGCCGACGACGACGTCGTCCTCGTCCCGACCGGGACGGGATTCAAAGAGCTCGGGACCGGCGACGCGTCGGTGGCGTCCGAGCGGACGGACCGGTCGGCGCTTCCGGAACGGCTCGCCTCGCTGCTCGGTGTTCGCTGA
- a CDS encoding DUF5789 family protein: MDRETAMTDVCDRQYPVAFDTVVEECDEAVVEFANGETMPLAEILGVVDDEPDAFRSEAELEEFVTSLLPEDAVGRKGYDDRGSAATESDETSF; this comes from the coding sequence ATGGACAGAGAGACGGCGATGACCGACGTCTGCGACCGCCAGTACCCCGTCGCGTTCGACACCGTCGTCGAGGAGTGCGACGAGGCCGTCGTCGAGTTCGCGAACGGCGAAACGATGCCGCTCGCGGAGATCCTCGGCGTGGTCGACGACGAGCCCGACGCCTTCCGGTCCGAGGCCGAACTGGAGGAGTTCGTCACCTCGCTGCTCCCGGAGGACGCGGTCGGGCGGAAGGGATACGACGACCGCGGGAGCGCCGCCACCGAGTCTGACGAGACCTCGTTTTAA